The window GTTGCCCGTGCAGGCTGTGGTTTGCCATGGCGCTGCAATGATTCGGCTAAGTCTGGGGTCACCGGCCAGTGCTGTTCAGGCGGCCGCGTCAGCACTTCCATGCCTGCCTTCACGGGCGTGGAGCATGCTCGCAGGCGTTCGCCCTGGGGCGTCCACACCCAGCAGTCCTGGCAGGCGCCCATCAAACAAAAGCCTGCGCGCGCGCCATCGCCAAATTCGCTGTCGCGGGCGCGGCGGCCGTTGCACATCAGGGCCACCAGCAGGGTGTCGCCCTCCAGTGCAGTGCAGGGCTTTGTATCGATGGTAAGTGGGACGGCGGGCCGGTCGGCCTCGGCCAGCCGCACAAAGCGCGGCGGTGGGGTGTAGGCGGGTGCAGGCATGGGGTGTGAGTGATCAGGTCAGCGCTGGTGTGGAAACAGGCGCTCGATAGGGCAGTGCGTCTTGATGAAGGGCGACTTGATGACGATGTAGCTGAAATACTTTGCGATGCCCAGGTTGCGCTCCAGCAGGTCTTCGATCACTTCCTGGTAGTGGTTGACGCCACGGGTCAGAAAGCGCAGCAGGTAGTCATATCCGCCGCTGACCAAGTGGCACTCCAGCACCTCATCTACCTCGCGCAGCGCAGCTTCAAAGCGGGCAAAGTCTTCGCGTCGGTGGTCCGACAGGGTGACTTCGGTGAACACCGTGAGCGTATCGCCCAGCTTTTCCAGCCGCAGGTGGGCGCCGTAGCCTGCGATGTAGCCCGCCTGCTCCAGCCGCTTGACGCGAATGAGGCAGGGGCTTGGCGACAGGCCCACTGCATCAGCCAAATCCACATTGGTCATCCTGCCATTCTTTTGCAACTGGCCCAGAATGCGCAGGTCCAGGCGGTCGATCTTGAAGACTTCGTTCATCATGGTGTGCAGGGGCTTGAAGAAATGAGTGCATCCATTCTGCGGCTGTGCAGGGGGCTGTAGCGATGTGGTTTACACGTGTTCTTTCGGTACGCTTCAGTCTTTCAGGGCGGCCCGCACATCGGGTGCGGCCAGTACATCGTCCAGGGTTTTCTTCAGGCGCTCGAACATCAGGCCGAAGTCCGATTCGGTGAAGGTGAGGGCTGGCGCAAAGCCGAGGATGTTGTCGCCAAACGCTCGGAATACGATGCCATTGCGGTAGGCCGTGGCGGCCATGCGGGCAGGCAGCTCCAGCGCGGTATCAAACCCTGCCTTGGTTGTCTTGCTGCTCACCAGCTCCAGCGCGCCCAGCAAGCCGCGGTGGCGCGAATCGCCCACTAGCGGATGGGCCAGCAAGCTGTCCAGTCCCTGGGCAAATGCGCTAGCCACGCGCTGGCCGTTGGCCAGCACGCCGCCTTCTTCGTACAGGCGCAGCACTTCCAGGGCCACGGCCGCGCTCACCGGGTGGGCCGAGTAGGTGGCACCGTGGCCAATGGGTGCGCCTTTGGGCGCGCCATCGGCAATGGCGGCATACACCTTGTCGCTCATCAGTGTGGCACCCATGGGCACGTAGCCAGAGGTCAGGCCCTTGGCCACCGTCATCAGGTCGGGCTCCACACCTTCGGCGTCGCAGGCAAACATAGGCCCCGTGCGGCCAAAGCCGGTGATGACTTCGTCCACCACAAACAAGATGTCCAGCTCCCGTGCGGCCTCGCGCATGGACTTGAGCCAACCCTTGGGCGGCACGATGACGCCACCCGAACCCTGGATGGGCTCGCAGAAGAAGGCGGCTACGTTCTCGGCACCCAGCGCGGCCACTTTGGCTTTGAGCGCAGCGACAGACGCATCAATGATGGCCTGCCCGTCGGCCGGATTGGCGGCGCGGTAAGGGTTGGGCGAAGGGATGTAGTGCTGCGTGGGCAGGGGCAGGTCAAAACCCCGGTGGAACACCGGCAGCGCCGTGAGGCCCGCCCCGGTGGACGATGAGCCGTGGTAGCCGCGCTCCAGCGCAATGAAATGCTTTTTTTGGGGCTTGCCCAGGGCGTTGTAGTACTGCACGATGAAGCGCACCGCAGCGTCTACCGATTCAGACCCGCCCAGCGTGAGGTACACATGCTGCAGCGATGCGGGTGAGATCTGTACCAGTTTGTCCGCCAGGCGAATCGCGGGCTCGCTGCTGAAGTGGAAGTACCCGGTCGCATATGGCAGCTTGCGCATCTGGTCTGCGGCAGCCTGCACCACACTCTCTTGCCCGTAGCCTACGTTCACACACCACAGGCCTGCAAAGGCGTCGAGCAGTTGCTGGCCTTTGCCGTCAGTTAGCCAGATACCTTGTGCGCCCGTGAGGATGTTGGGACCGCGCTCTTCGTGCGCACGCCAAGGCGCTACGGGGTGGATCAGATGGGCTCGGTCTAGCGCATCCAGCGCGGCGAGTTGGGGCAGGGCATCGGAGTGCGTCATAGCAGTGGAAGGTGGTTGGCAATAGGCTTGCAAAGGTCTGAAATAAAGGGGCGCGAACTTCTACCTGCGCCACTTCATGAAGACAAGGTTAGGCCGATTGGCCCTCAACTTGGTGCTGCAATGGGGGGCTTTGGCACAGCAGCCTGCGGTTGTGGCGGCCGCTACAGCAGATCGTTTGGTACGCACTGGCGTGGTGCGCAAGCACGTAGCCCTGCCCAGAAATGCAGCAACCGCGCACAACGTTGGATGCCGATGATTGCATGTCTAGGGCGCCCTCAGTAGCCGCGTGCACGGTCCACCAGCCCTGTCATTGGCTGGTTTGCGTGAAAGCGGCGCAGGTTGTCGATCACCACTGCGGCTGCGCTCAGCGGCTGGGTCATGCTTGCAATGTGGGGCGTGATTTGCACTTGCGGGTGGCGCCACAGTGGGTGCGCTGGGGGCAGGGGCTCGGGGTCGGTCACGTCCAGCACCGCTTCGCTCAGTTGCCCTGTGGCCAGTGCAGCCAGCAGGTCGGCTGTCACCAGTTGTGGCCCTCGGCCCACATGCACCAATGCAGCGCCCGGAGGCAGGCGACCGAACAGGCCTGCATTCAAAAAGCCGCGC is drawn from Acidovorax sp. DW039 and contains these coding sequences:
- a CDS encoding (2Fe-2S)-binding protein, which translates into the protein MPAPAYTPPPRFVRLAEADRPAVPLTIDTKPCTALEGDTLLVALMCNGRRARDSEFGDGARAGFCLMGACQDCWVWTPQGERLRACSTPVKAGMEVLTRPPEQHWPVTPDLAESLQRHGKPQPARATHASEGHA
- a CDS encoding Lrp/AsnC family transcriptional regulator, with the translated sequence MNEVFKIDRLDLRILGQLQKNGRMTNVDLADAVGLSPSPCLIRVKRLEQAGYIAGYGAHLRLEKLGDTLTVFTEVTLSDHRREDFARFEAALREVDEVLECHLVSGGYDYLLRFLTRGVNHYQEVIEDLLERNLGIAKYFSYIVIKSPFIKTHCPIERLFPHQR
- a CDS encoding aspartate aminotransferase family protein, with amino-acid sequence MTHSDALPQLAALDALDRAHLIHPVAPWRAHEERGPNILTGAQGIWLTDGKGQQLLDAFAGLWCVNVGYGQESVVQAAADQMRKLPYATGYFHFSSEPAIRLADKLVQISPASLQHVYLTLGGSESVDAAVRFIVQYYNALGKPQKKHFIALERGYHGSSSTGAGLTALPVFHRGFDLPLPTQHYIPSPNPYRAANPADGQAIIDASVAALKAKVAALGAENVAAFFCEPIQGSGGVIVPPKGWLKSMREAARELDILFVVDEVITGFGRTGPMFACDAEGVEPDLMTVAKGLTSGYVPMGATLMSDKVYAAIADGAPKGAPIGHGATYSAHPVSAAVALEVLRLYEEGGVLANGQRVASAFAQGLDSLLAHPLVGDSRHRGLLGALELVSSKTTKAGFDTALELPARMAATAYRNGIVFRAFGDNILGFAPALTFTESDFGLMFERLKKTLDDVLAAPDVRAALKD